A region from the Halanaeroarchaeum sulfurireducens genome encodes:
- a CDS encoding exonuclease/endonuclease/phosphatase family protein, whose product MDSDGVFRVMTWNMKGAFPPKVSKERIEKQVSFIDERVDSPELLMLNEVNTARREFIKKRLRKIGYSEIVDTLDWAAELGESNVPGFSDFNKVNGNLTAIHEESSLSNLTRCTPSIKEEPFGNQILKHWDTNFPEKILNAEVEYNDRKIDLWNIRTVPSNQYGEEKIKILENAYHRMLSKDFELKILAGDFNAPKDELEDCTVVSECEDKPNGLEERWCNAELNVLASDRLAEIGMVETFRWEKGCGELNTLDVSFPIQSEHPSEIAPEEIEGRRFDHIIASRELNPSNCHYSPAAFECFDGNKQYSDHAPELVTFSP is encoded by the coding sequence ATGGATTCTGATGGTGTTTTTCGGGTAATGACCTGGAACATGAAAGGTGCCTTTCCTCCAAAGGTAAGTAAAGAACGTATCGAGAAACAGGTCAGTTTTATAGATGAGAGAGTTGATTCCCCAGAACTTCTAATGTTAAATGAAGTTAATACGGCCAGACGTGAATTTATAAAAAAGCGTTTGAGAAAAATCGGCTATTCTGAAATTGTAGACACGTTGGATTGGGCTGCTGAATTGGGAGAAAGTAATGTTCCAGGCTTTTCGGATTTCAACAAAGTGAACGGCAATTTGACCGCTATTCACGAAGAGAGTTCCCTTTCGAATCTCACACGGTGTACCCCAAGTATCAAAGAAGAACCGTTTGGTAACCAAATTTTGAAGCACTGGGATACAAATTTCCCAGAAAAAATCCTCAATGCAGAAGTGGAGTATAACGACAGAAAAATCGATTTGTGGAACATTCGAACGGTCCCTTCGAACCAGTATGGTGAAGAGAAAATCAAGATATTGGAGAATGCTTACCACCGAATGCTTAGTAAGGACTTCGAACTGAAGATTCTTGCAGGTGATTTTAACGCACCTAAGGATGAGCTGGAGGATTGTACGGTCGTTTCTGAGTGTGAAGATAAACCTAATGGGCTGGAAGAGAGGTGGTGCAATGCAGAATTGAACGTCCTGGCGAGTGACAGATTAGCCGAGATTGGAATGGTTGAAACATTCAGATGGGAGAAGGGTTGTGGCGAGCTAAATACGCTGGATGTGAGCTTTCCGATCCAATCCGAACACCCGTCAGAGATTGCGCCTGAAGAAATCGAGGGCAGACGGTTTGACCATATAATTGCCTCGCGTGAGCTAAATCCCAGTAATTGCCATTATAGTCCCGCAGCATTCGAATGTTTTGACGGGAATAAACAGTACAGTGATCACGCTCCAGAACTGGTAACATTTAGTCCGTAG
- a CDS encoding transposase codes for MTNHNKETISGKSDTAWLSCYNHSQKLYANSDCTLGYLTTRGFGERMFQKNDSHTQEQLFSPIKELPDGPKQKLANHWSTHFYEHVFSQIDEENFDVLYHDGFSRPNKPVNELVSLEIIKHLLGLSDKELEAAYLFDFRVRNALGKETLGDNICPKTFTNFRRRLLEFEEETGRDLLQEVFEDHRDYLQDEFDIDASTQRMDSTFIEGNIKQLSRIELIAKVLHNFLRDLPDETVANLPDEIQEFADTENLELSYTLEPDEIQPTLEQLVDQGAWLLDRFKTHEQYAELESFAHLQRVLDEQCYRIAELEDDDNDEDDGDGQADAGDSPGWQPIRSGRSAEDENAQTDEDGDIKHIELKDSDEISSDSMQNPHDEDATHRRKAGKSYCGYKANVAETCDGDNPFRLITTIRVATNNTDDGTMLAEDVAELPYKTGLTDLLLDGGYTHKEVESQCASHGITQHFTGLTGQRPPEEKLSLAAAEWDGHRMQACPAGHEPFEQQYTRESGRISGRMDSTFCDGCPQTENCFVKEKQEFYSYGFYERKLKLAKRRKRMDNPENQAFLNQRAGAESLMNEVYHQDGEKTRFTGKIKVKNASIAKAIGTNLKRASRHLNSKRDGKKSAG; via the coding sequence GTGACGAATCATAACAAAGAAACGATATCGGGAAAATCGGACACTGCTTGGCTTTCCTGTTATAATCACTCACAAAAGTTATATGCCAATAGCGATTGTACACTTGGGTATCTGACCACTCGGGGTTTTGGTGAACGCATGTTTCAGAAAAACGATTCTCATACCCAAGAGCAGCTCTTTTCGCCCATCAAAGAGCTGCCAGACGGCCCGAAGCAAAAGTTAGCGAACCACTGGTCCACGCATTTCTACGAACACGTCTTCTCGCAGATTGACGAGGAGAATTTCGACGTTCTCTATCACGATGGGTTCAGTCGCCCGAACAAGCCCGTCAACGAACTGGTCTCCCTGGAGATTATCAAACACCTGCTGGGTCTGTCTGATAAGGAGCTTGAGGCGGCCTATCTCTTCGATTTTCGTGTGCGGAATGCTCTGGGCAAAGAGACGCTTGGCGACAACATCTGTCCGAAGACATTCACCAATTTCCGACGCCGATTGCTTGAGTTCGAAGAGGAGACCGGCCGGGATTTGCTACAGGAAGTTTTCGAAGATCACCGCGACTACCTTCAGGACGAATTCGATATCGACGCCAGTACCCAACGTATGGATTCAACGTTCATTGAGGGCAATATCAAGCAGCTCTCGCGTATCGAGCTTATCGCAAAAGTCCTCCATAACTTCCTCCGCGATCTACCGGATGAAACTGTCGCTAACCTCCCGGACGAAATCCAGGAGTTCGCCGATACCGAGAATCTGGAACTGTCCTACACACTCGAACCGGATGAGATTCAACCTACGTTAGAGCAGCTCGTTGACCAGGGTGCCTGGCTTCTCGACCGATTCAAAACTCATGAACAGTACGCCGAGTTGGAGAGTTTCGCTCACCTTCAGCGGGTTCTCGACGAACAGTGCTACCGCATCGCTGAACTCGAAGATGATGACAATGATGAGGACGACGGAGATGGCCAGGCTGACGCCGGAGATTCGCCCGGTTGGCAACCGATCAGGTCCGGCAGGTCTGCTGAGGATGAAAATGCCCAGACCGACGAGGACGGAGATATCAAGCACATCGAATTGAAGGACTCCGATGAGATAAGCAGCGATTCGATGCAAAACCCGCACGACGAGGACGCAACACACCGCCGGAAAGCAGGCAAATCATATTGCGGCTACAAGGCGAACGTCGCCGAGACCTGCGATGGCGACAACCCGTTTCGATTGATTACGACGATTCGAGTTGCCACCAACAACACTGATGATGGTACAATGCTGGCCGAAGACGTGGCGGAGTTGCCGTATAAGACGGGATTGACCGATCTCCTCCTGGACGGCGGCTACACGCACAAGGAAGTGGAGTCACAGTGTGCTTCCCACGGAATTACCCAGCACTTCACTGGACTTACGGGACAACGACCACCCGAAGAGAAACTCTCGCTGGCAGCCGCAGAGTGGGATGGTCATCGGATGCAAGCGTGTCCGGCGGGGCACGAACCGTTCGAACAGCAGTACACTCGTGAGAGTGGTCGGATTTCCGGCCGAATGGACAGCACGTTCTGCGATGGGTGTCCTCAAACGGAGAATTGCTTCGTAAAGGAGAAACAGGAGTTCTACAGCTACGGCTTTTACGAACGAAAGTTGAAGTTGGCCAAGCGAAGGAAACGGATGGACAACCCCGAGAATCAGGCGTTTCTGAACCAGCGAGCGGGAGCGGAGTCGTTGATGAACGAGGTGTATCACCAGGACGGTGAGAAAACGAGGTTTACGGGGAAGATCAAGGTGAAGAACGCGTCGATAGCGAAAGCTATCGGGACGAATTTGAAGCGGGCGTCGCGGCACCTGAATTCGAAAAGAGATGGGAAGAAATCAGCGGGATGA
- a CDS encoding tyrosine-type recombinase/integrase produces the protein MSLEPIEPKAALELYLADRENELSQATMYSHNSRIGHLVRWCNEKSIGNVNELTGRKLQEYRIWRREEGDLRPASEKTQMDTIRVFIRWLETIDAVPPDLSTKVLSPTLSLDDEVRNVLIDKEQIDPVLTHLAKYDYASLKHVSLTLLWKTMMRIGAAHALDLEDYHPEEQYLEVIHRPEQGTAIKNKKRGERFVALSEETCALLDDWIENKRPTVADDFDRNPLLTTNQGRMAKSTVRDYVYQETRPCSTSENCPDDRDLEECKATHRDHAAECPFNVSPHAIRRGSITNALNNDVPSRVVGDRANVSLSVLEKHYDRRTQKEKMEQRRGFLDNL, from the coding sequence ATGAGCCTCGAACCCATCGAGCCGAAAGCGGCGTTGGAACTGTACTTAGCTGACAGAGAAAATGAACTATCACAGGCCACAATGTACTCCCATAATTCTCGCATTGGCCACCTTGTTAGGTGGTGTAATGAGAAATCCATCGGGAATGTAAATGAGCTCACTGGACGCAAGCTCCAGGAATACCGAATTTGGCGTCGGGAAGAGGGAGATCTGCGACCCGCTTCTGAGAAAACTCAAATGGACACGATACGGGTGTTCATTCGCTGGTTGGAAACCATCGATGCTGTGCCTCCTGATCTCAGCACAAAAGTACTTTCTCCGACCCTTTCATTGGACGATGAAGTACGGAATGTCCTCATTGACAAAGAGCAGATAGATCCAGTATTAACTCATCTCGCGAAATATGATTACGCTTCTCTAAAACACGTTAGTCTTACTCTGTTATGGAAAACGATGATGCGAATTGGAGCTGCTCATGCATTGGATTTGGAAGATTACCATCCTGAAGAGCAGTATTTAGAGGTCATTCATCGGCCTGAGCAAGGTACTGCTATCAAGAACAAAAAACGAGGGGAAAGATTTGTGGCACTTTCTGAAGAGACTTGTGCGCTGTTAGATGATTGGATTGAAAATAAACGTCCAACCGTAGCGGACGATTTCGATCGGAATCCATTATTGACCACTAACCAGGGTCGAATGGCAAAATCAACCGTAAGAGATTATGTCTATCAGGAGACCCGTCCTTGCTCTACATCGGAAAATTGTCCCGATGACAGAGATCTAGAAGAATGCAAGGCAACTCACAGAGATCATGCTGCGGAATGTCCGTTCAATGTGAGCCCCCATGCGATCCGGAGGGGTAGCATCACGAATGCGCTGAATAACGATGTGCCATCTCGCGTCGTCGGCGATCGGGCAAACGTCTCTCTTTCAGTCCTCGAGAAGCACTATGATAGACGGACGCAAAAAGAGAAAATGGAGCAACGGAGAGGGTTTTTAGATAATCTATAA